TCTGTCAGGGTGGGGAAAACTGTGATTATATATGCAGGGATGTTTGTCCCACACTTAAAATAGGTGATAAAACCATAATCATAAAAGAAACAGGGAAAGTAAAAATCAATCCAGAAACCTGCGGATACTGTGAAATATGTGTCCAGAAATGTCCATTTAAAGCTATTGAGATTAAGGATAATATTAAATTAAACTATGATAATAAATAAGTAATATGGCAACAAAGTGAATAAAATGAAAGGAAAAGTGGTATTTATAGGGGCAGGGCCCGGCGACCCTGAACTTCTAACAATTAAAGGTCAAAAAGCAATAAAAAACGCTGATATAATTATTTATGCAGGTTCACTTGTAAACAAAGAAATATTAAACTATGCAAAAGAGAATGCAGAAATATATAACAGCGCATCCATGGATCTGAATCAGATATTAGAATTAATGAATAAAGGAACAGCGAAAGGCAAAATGATTGCCAGGGTTCATACTGGAGATCCATCTATATACGGAGCAATAGGAGAGCAGATCGAATTTCTAAGAAAAAAGGAAATAAAATTTGAAATAATTCCAGGTGTGAGCTCCCTGTTTGGAGCTGCAGCAGCACTTGAATCTGAATTAACACTTCCTGAAGTATCACAAACAGTGATAATAACAAGACCAGAGGGAAGAACTCCCAAACCCCAAAAGGAAGCTATAAGTGCACTTGCAGAACATAATGCCACAATGTGCATCTTTTTAGGTATTCAGATGATAGATAAAGTAGTAGCAGATCTTTTAAGCCATTACAAGCCTGAAACTCCTGTTGCTGTTGTGAAGAAAGCTTCATGGAATGACCAGAAGATTATCAGAGGTTCACTGGAAAACATTGCAGCCAGAGTTAAAGAAGCAGAGATAGAAAAAACAGCCCTTATTATTGTGGGTAAAGTGCTTGATCCCGGAATTATTACTCCCTCAAAGCTTTATGACCCTGAATTTACTCATGAATACAGAAAAAAGGAGTAAAGAAGATGAAAGTTCTAGTTATTGGTGCAGAAGGAATGCTTGGCCACGATTTAGTGGATATTTTAGGTGTTGAAAATGAAATCAGTACCACAACAATTTACACTCTTGATATAACTGACATAGATAAAACTGTTAAAACAGTGAAGGAAATCAATCCTGATGTTGTAGTGCACGCAGCAGCTTTTACAGATGTAAATGGCAGCGAATCAAAACAGGATATGGCATATAAGGTTAATGTCCTCGGAACCAGAAATGTGGCTGTTGCATGCAGTAAAGCAGACAGCGCCCTGGTCTATATATGTACTGACTATGTTTTTGACGGTGAAAAGGGCAGTCCCTACTATGAATATGACCAGCCAAATCCATTGAGTGTTTATGGAAAAACCAAGTATTTAGGAGAAGTTTACATCCGTGATATCTTAAACAAATTTTATATCGTTAGAACATCATGGTTATATGGATTTCACGGCCCCAACTTCGTCACAACCATGCTTAATTTAGCTAAAACTAATGATATAATATCTGTTGTGAATGATCAGATCGGATCACCCACATATACAGTAGATCTGGCCAAAGCTATTGCAGAACTCATAAAAAAGCCAAAATATGGTATTTATCATATAACTAACAGCGATTTTTGCTCATGGTATGAATATGCAAAGGAAATTTTCGATATGGCCGGAATCCAGATAGAAGTAAAGCCTGTTACCACAGAAGAGTATCCTCAACCTGCACCCAGACCAAAATATTCAGTCCTTGAAAATTATAACTGGAAAATGGAAGGATTTAAAGAAATACGAAGCTATAAAGAGGCTTTAAGAGATTATATAAAATTATTGAAGGAGAAGGAATGATGAAAGGAATAGTACTTGCAGGAGGGTCTGGTACAAGACTCTATCCAATCACAAAAGCTGTTTCAAAGCAGTTGCTTCCAATTTATGATAAACCCATGATTTATTATCCCTTATCAGTCCTTATGCTTGCAGGCATCAGAGAAATACTCATAATTTCAACTCCAAGGGACTTACCCATGTATGAGGAACTTTTGGGAGACGGCAGTGATCTGGGTGTTTCTTTTTCTTATGCAGTGCAGGATAAACCGAGAGGGCTGGCAGATGCATTCATTGTTGGAGAGGAGTTCATTAGTGATGATAATGTGGCTTTGGTACTTGGAGATAACATATTTCACGGCCACAGGTTCAGTGAAATACTGAAAAGAGCCGCTTCACTTAAAAATGGTGCAGTAATTTTTGGATACTTTGTTAAAGATCCAAAGGCCTTCGGAGTGGTTGAATTCGATGCGAATGGAAATGTTCTTTCCCTTGAAGAAAAACCAGAACATCCGAAATCCAATTATGTTATTCCAGGACTTTATTTCTATGATAACCAGGTCGTTGAGATAGCTAAAAATGTAAAACCATCAGATCGAGGAGAACTTGAAATCACATCAGTAAATGAAGCATATCTAAAGAAAAAAGAATTAAAGGTAGAACTACTGGGTAGAGGGATGGCATGGCTCGATACAGGAACACATATCGGGCTTTTAGAGGCAAGTAATTTTGTTGAGGCCATACAGAAAAGACAGGGATTTTATATAGCCTGTCTGGAAGAAATCGCATATAACAACGGCTGGATAGATGCTGAAACCGTCCTTAAATTGGCTAAAACCCTGGAAAAAACTGAATACAGTGACTATCTTAGAGATCTGGTTAAAAATAATGAATTTTAGATAAAAGCCATTTTTGAAGAGTCTGGAAATATCTCTATTCATTTCCCATTATAACTGCAAATGGAGGATCCTTTTTTCGTTTTTCTATTACCAAAACAGCATCGTAATAATGTATGGAATGGGTTGACAGGGTAAATTCATTTACACTCAATTTTTTCCTGGAAAGCCATGAATTCTCTTCTTTGGAGTACCATGCATTTAAATAATCTATTAAATTCTTGCTGTATTCAATAAATGTATTTTTTCTCCTGTAACCTCCACCATACTCCCCTATATAAGAAGTCATCAGATCTTCACATAGATACACCCCATCAGGAGATATAAATGGATACAATTCTTCAAAGGCAACGATTTGCTGGTTCATATGATGACCACCATCATCGATCACTATATCAATTTTAGGAATTTTCTCTTTCAAGGAGCGTAAAAATTTTCTATCTTCAGCATCTCCAATAAATATCTCTATTTGCTCTCCTTCAAGATTCTTACATTTAGGGTCAATATCAACTCCATATATTTTAGATTTACTTCCAAAATAGTGCCGCCAGAGTTCAAGCGACCCTCCTTTAGATACCCCTATCTCTAAAACACTCACATCTTTTCCTATAAACTTCGAAAAATGTCTTTCATATATTTCAAAATAATGCAGGAACTTATGAATGATCTTTCCTCTGTTATTGTAAAAGTACTGCTCTAATCTGTTCATGGAATCAAAATCTAAATTTTTCCTCAATTCATAGGTATTTGGCTTCTCTTCCATAAAAAAATCTTTTTTATACTTGAGGGTGCCGGAATTATATTTTGTAAAGCCCTTTAATCTTAGATTGAAAGTACCAACATCAAAATTATACCAGATTTTTTCGTCTTCTACACCCTGATTTATTAATTGTTTCTTAAATTCCCTGAATTCTGAAATATTCTCTGTTGCGATAAAAATAAGATCATATTCCAGCCCTTTAATATCCTTAATAAGAATTTTATCCTTATCCTCAAACCATTTATTGTCCATCTCTTCTTCATTAGTTATAAAAATAAGTGAACCTATTAAATCCCTATCAATTTTTGCAAATGTACGTTTACAATCACTTAAATTCCCTATAATAACGATATTTTTTTTCATTAATATTCTCCATTATCCGTCCCATATCTAATCTAAACATCAAGTGAAAATAAATATTTTTCGAAGAATGAATTCTGAATGTATATCATACTTGCAGTAAAATCAGTTAAACAGCAGTTATAAAGAGTAATGAATAATATTAATATGTAAAATTAGCGATTAAGTTTAAAGCATATAAACACAGAATTAGTTTAAATATCTGGTTATTCACAATTTAAACAATTAAACCTGTTAAATTATAAATTCTATTACTGATAAAAGTTTAATTTAATCTAAAATAAAATTATGGAGTGAATGAATGTCTAAATTTAAATTCAAGAAAACATCCATTGAAGGGGTTTATATCATAGAACCAACTGTTTTTGGAGACGAAAGAGGGTACTTCATGGAAACATATCATGCCGGTGAATTTAAAGAAGCTGGACTTGATGTTACATTTGTCCAGGATAATCAATCCAAATCCAAAAAAGGAGTTTTAAGAGGGCTTCATTTCCAGTACACAAAGCCCCAGGGCAAACTGGTCCGTGTTATAAAGGGGGAAGTTTTTGATGTGGCTGTTGATTTAAGAAAGAATTCCCCCACCTATGGAAAGTGGGAGGGAGTGATACTCTCAGAAGAGAACAAAAAACAGTTTTATGTCCCTGAAGGATTTGCCCACGGCTTTCTGGTTCTCTCAGAAGAGGCTGAATTCACCTATAAATGCACCAACTTTTATGATGCTGAAGATGAAGGCGGAATCATCTGGAATGATGAAGATATAAACATTGAATGGCCTGCTGATGAAGTTATCTTGTCAGATAAGGATAAGCAGTGGAAAACATTGAAGGAAACGGTTACCAATTTCTAATAAAATTAAATAGGGGAGATAAATAATGAAAATACTGATTACTGGTGGTGCGGGATTTATAGGAAGTAATTTTGTAAGATATATGCTTGATAAATATTCAGATTATAAAATTGTAAATCTAGATGCACTCACCTACTGTGGAAACCTGGAAAATTTAACAGAAATAGAAGATAACCCTAATTACACTTTTATTAAAGGAGATATATCCAATAAAGAATTAATTAATGAAATTATGGTTGATATAGATTACATTGTAAATTTTGCTGCTGAATCCCATGTTGACCGTAGTATTGAAGATCCAGAAATATTCATTAAATCCAATATCCTTGGAACTCAGGTTCTCTTAGATGCAGCCAAAAAATATGGCATTAAAAAGTTTTTACAGATATCTACAGACGAAGTTTATGGTTCCCTCAACAAAACAGGGTATTTTACAGAGGATACTTGTTTAGCACCTAATAGTCCTTATTCTGCAAGTAAAGCTGGTGCTGATTTAATGGTGAGAGCATATAATGAAACATTTAATTTACCCATGAATATTACCCGCTGTTCCAATAATTATGGCCCATATCAGTTCCCAGAAAAATTAATACCTTTGATGATATCTAACGCCCTCGAAGATGAGCCACTTCCAGTATATGGTGACGGATTAAATGTAAGAGACTGGCTACATGTTTATGATCACTGCACAGCGATAGATCTGGTTCTTCATAAGGGAAAGAGTGGGGAAATTTATAATATCGGCGGGAACAATGAAAAGAAGAATATTGAGATTGTAAAATTAATTCTTGAAAATTTAGGGAAGAGCGAATCTCTTATTAAATATGTTAAAGATCGTCCCGGTCATGATAGAAGATATGCCATAGATTCTACTAAAATACAAAAAGAGTTGGGCTGGAAGCCTAAATATACATTTGAAACTGGAATATCTGAAACTATTAAATGGTATTTAGAAAATGAAGAATGGTGGAAAAGGATAAAAAGCGGAGAATACATGGCATATTATGAGAAAATGTATGGAAACAGATGAATCGGTTATTTATTTATTATTTTTTTCCTATTACATATTTCCATTAAAAATATTTCTTCAAGTAAACGTTTTTGTATTTTGTAGCTTGCCAATAACAATTAGATGTATATAGGATTATTTATTGATACTCTGTATTGACATTCCATTCTTATAGAAAATTGTTTATATCATTTGAACTTTATAAACAAACCTTTTAACATCCCATTGAGTTCAATGATTATCAGGATAGAAAATTTCTCCTTTAAGTTTAAGATGTACAAACTCTAATGTATCTTTCTTTTTTACTTGGAACAATCTGCCGCTGCTCCTGCTAGCTGAAAACCAACAAAAACCGTAAATGGTAATGGTGAATGCTGTTAATTTTTTTATTAACTTTTCACCTGCAATAATCCTTTTAAACTCATAAAGTGGATGAAAATAATTAAATACCAAGAAATAAAAAAAGATTAAAGTATAGTTATTTTTATCTTGTGATCAATGGAGTTACTGATGGATTTCTCCAATCTTTTCTATCTTTGAATGCCCAGTAGTATCCCACAGCATCATATTTAGTAAATACTGTTTTGTTTGTATTGCTTGTAAGATTTCCTGTGGAATTATAGGTTACTGTATTAATTTTAAGCTGGAATCTGTTTTGTTTATCTAAAGTTTTTATTGTTGACTGATTAACAGCCCAACTCCAGGATTCAACAGGTTTTCGTCTCCATGATTTTACTGATGAGGCACGAGCTTTATTAAACAGTTGCATGTATATTTTAACTTGATTGTTGCTATTTTTCCAACCATATCTCCATTTATAGGTTTTATAGGTTAATTTTTGGTCATCCCAAGGATTTTTCCAATTGTTAATGAAGTATTTACTGCCCTGATCAAATGTTTTCCATTGCCAGGAAGGTGTTGGTGCAAATGGTTTTGGAACAGTATTGTCTGCTGCAGAAACTGCACCAGCAATAGTAAAACCAACAAGAGCCATAACTAATAGAGTAATGGCTGCCATTTTCCTACTCATATTATTTCCCTCCAATATTTTTTTTTAACTCATCATAGATGAGAATTAATTATTTAAACTATAGACATGTATTAAGTACAAGTAATTATTTATTACTAATTATATTTATTTTTTACTAAAAACTAACGAAAATGTATTTAAAACCAATAAAAAATGAGTTAAAACTTCCAAATAAAAGATAAATAAAATAATTGATTCACCATCCATCTAACTAAAGGGATTCCCAATTAAATATATGTACCATAACATTTCCCATGACATATCTGACATATTCAGGGACAGATAATTTGCCATTAATTGTATTTAAACCATTTTGATTATAAAAACAGGCGATATTCATCGAAAATAATCCTTAATTGAAATTCAGTAATAAAAAAATACATTTAATACTTTAAACATATATCATCATACATCTTGTTGAAAAATTGATTGTATAAACGTTTTTAAGTGGTATCATTGGACATGAAAAGATGGTGGAATAATTTAAGCGACATCGACAGGGCTGTATTTGGACTCAGTTCATTTTGCGGAATTGCATTATTATATCTTATTTTATCCGGAATAATGATTCCAGATATTACCTTTTTATCCCTTCAAACTGATAACGTCCAGATAAATGATAAACCCTGCCAATTAGAGATAAGAGGAATAACAGAGCCCAGTTCTAAGGTATATATAGAAAGTGAAGATCTAAATTTGAACAGGGTCCCGGTAAATGTTAATAAAAATGGTAGTTTTGAGTACAGACTTAATATTCCAGCAGAAATCGTCGATACTAGTGTTTCTGTAATTTCAAAATCAGGGAGGAAGTATGAAGTAAACCATGATATTCAGATAAAGAGACCTCTAACATTCCTTTCACTAAAACCAATGCAGAAGATTAGTTACAATAATAATAAAATTACTGTCGAAGGTCAAAGCGATCCAAATGCTTCAATTACCATATTATCAAATATGACACTTAGAGATAATCTGGATTTCGAAATTTACATTAGAACTGCCTTAGATGACCCTGTAATTGAAAAAATTACCATTAAAGCAGATTCTAATGGAAATTTTAAGCACAGCTTCATGATTCCTTCTAATTCTAAATCTGTTTACTTCAATGTGACTGCTAAATCTTCAGGTAAAAGAAGCACCACTCAACTTCAAAATATTACCCGTGAATTTACAATTTTTCCTCCAATAAGCTCTATTTTTGAATGGGAAGATTCTTCAAATGGAGTTAAAATGAAGCAATATGATGGAAAAGGTTTCACCCTGTATTATCCAGAATACTGGGATAGAAAATCCTATAAAGATGCTGGTAAAGAATCAAGACTCTATTTAAAATATGGAAAAAATGTTGAATGCATTGTATGGCATGCTAAACTTGGTAAAAATTTTGAAAATTCCATTAAAGAATATAAACAGAGCCAGGATACTTATTTAGATAAGTGGTGGGGGGGAATTCAAGTGTATGAACAAAAAATTAACCGTAATGGAGTTAAGGGAATCAGAACCGTTTATAAGTGCCAGCAAAATCCCTTATTTTCCAGCGATGTAACTGCACCTTTTTATTTAGACCAGACAACACTGACAGATGATAATCTAAATGTTTATGAACTCCAGATTATGGCATCTGAAGATTACTATGAAAAAAATGATTATCTCATCGAGAAAACTGTGCAGAGCTTTAAGCTAAATTAATTTGTTTAAAAATATTAAATTTACTGTTTGGATGATTTATTTTGTATTATTAATTTTATTAAGTTTTATAGACTAATTTTAAATAATATTAATGTATATAACATTTTAAAATTCGTTTTTATTTATTAATAGTGTCTAATTGAGAAAAATAAAGATGAAATTTTCTTATTTACATTTAAATTTGTTTTAAATAATTAGTTAATACTTAGATAATTATATATATTATTAATAACTTAATAATGTTATATAATAATTAATTTGGTGGATATGTAGTACCCAGATGTAAATGAGGTGGAAAAAATAGATTATTACCAATTTAATAGCTCTAATAACTATTTAAACCTTATTTATAAATTAAAAAAAGGGATAAAGCTGCAATTATAATTTAAAAACCAATAATTAGGCATAAAAGAGGGAAAAAATAAGAATAAAGGGAGAAAATTATGAAAGTAGTAATACTATGTGGAGGATTAGGAACACGTCTCAGGGAAGAAACCGAATTCAGACCCAAACCTATGGTCAAAATAGGAGAAAAACCAATATTGTGGCACATAATGAAAATATATGCACACAATGGGTTTAAAGACTTCATAATATGTCTTGGATACAAAGGTGAAATGATCAAAGAATATTTCCTGAACTACAAAATAATGAACAACGATTTTACCATGCAACTTGGTAATCGGGAAGACATTCAATTTTTAAACAACGACACAGAATACGACTGGAAAATAAGCCTTATAAACACAGGGGCACTGACACAGACAGGAGCCAGGGTAAAAAAGATCGAAGAATATATAGACGGCGACTACTTCATGCTCACCTACGGAGACGGAGTTGCCAATGTAAATATAAAAGAACTTGTAAAATTCCATAAATCCCACGGAAAAATAGGAACTATGACAGGGGTACATCCTTCCTCTAGATTCGGTGAATTTGCACTGGCAGGAAACCAGGTTTTAGAATTCAATGAAAAACCTCAAACCAAAGACGGTCTAATAAATGGAGGCTATTTTGTATTTAAAAAAGAATTCTTTGAATACCTTGACGAGGAAGAAACCTGCGTCTTAGAAAAATCACCATTGGTGGATTTAGCAGCAGATGGCGAATTAATGCTTTACCCACATAACGGTTTCTGGCAATGTGTAGATACATATAGAGAACTAGAAATCTTAAATGAAATGTGGAATAAAGGTGATACTCCATGGAAAGTATGGGATCAACCATCAATGGAGGTTAAAGATTGGAAAATAACTTCTGGAAAGAAAGAAACGTCCTTGTGACTGGGTGCACCGGTTTACTTGGATCTTGGCTTACCAAATTTCTGGTTGAAGGAGGGGCAAATGTAGTTGGCTTAATCAGAGATTTGGTACCAAGATCAAATCTCAACGGAACCGGATTTAAAGACAAAATAAACACTGTGCGGGGAGAAATTGAGGACTATTTCCTCTTAGAACGTGTATTAAACGAATATGAAATTGATACTGTTTTTCATCTTGCTGCACAGACCATAGTAACCATAGCTAACCGCAATCCAATTTCAACCTTCCAAACAAATATCAAAGGAACATGGAATATACTTGAAGCATGCAGAAGATCACCACTTGTTGATAGAATTGTTTGTGCATCAAGTGATAAAGCATACGGAGAACAGGAGGTTCTTCCATACAATGAAAAAACACCATTAGAAGGTAGGCATCCATACGATGTTTCTAAAAGCTGTTCAGATCTCCTGTGCAGCGCCTATTATGAAACATACGATCTACCGGTTTGTGTTACCCGATGTGGAAATTTCTACGGAGGAGGAGACCTTAATTTCAATAGAATCGTTCCTGGAACTATTAAATCCATCCTGCATGATGAAAGACCAGTTATAAGAAGTGACGGATCTATGGTGAGGGATTATTTCTATATTGAAGACGGAGCTGCTGCATATATGTTGCTTGCAGAAAAAATGGAAAATCCAGAGATTCATGGCCAGGCATTTAATTTCAGCAATGAAAATCCCTGCAGCGTATTGGAAATTGTTAACAAAATTTTGAAGGTAACAAAAAGCGATCTGGAACCAGTTATATTGAATGAAGCTTCAAATGAAATTAAAAACCAGTATTTATCATCCAAAAAAGCTGCAAAAATGCTTGAATGGGAGCCTATGTATACATTTGAAGAAGGCCTTCTGAAAACAGTTGAATGGTATAGAGAATTTTTCCATAGAAATCAAATAGAGGCAGAAATCCCAGTAACGGAATTGATAAAGGATAAATTATTTTGAGAGCTTTAAAATGAAGTTAACATTTTTAGGCACCAATGGATGGTACGATACATCAACTGGTAACACGCCATGCATCCTCGTTGAAACAGAAAACTCTTATATTATCCTTGATGCTGGAAATGGGTTTTATAAACTGGATAATTATATTAATGGATCTGGTGAAAAGCCCATATATCTATTTTTAAGTCATTTCCACCTTGACCATATAGCAGGACTCCATATACTCAATAAATTCAGTTTCAAACAGAGTATTAGGATCTATGGACAATCAGGGACGAAAGATATCTTAAATAATATTATTAATTATCCATACACAGTTCCCTTTGATGAATTACCATTTAATGTGGAAATAAATGAATTAAAGGAAGGTAGAACTAATGATCCATTCACTATTCAGTGCGGATTCCTTAATCATTCTTCAAGATGTTTAGGGTACCGTTTTGAAGTTGATAATAAAGTTATAGCTTACTGCACAGATACGGGTATTCATGAAAACATCGTTAAGCTTGGAAAAGACGCCGACCTCCTCATTACAGAATGTTCCTTTAAAATTGGACAATTTAACCCGGATTGGCCTCATTTAAACCCAGAAGAAGCTCTTCTAATGGCCAGAAAATCTGGTGCAAAAAAACTCGCCCTGACACATTTTGATGCCAATATATACAGGTCAAAGGCTGAAAGAGATGAAATAACCTCTCAAATTGACACTGAATCCCCAGAAATTATTGTTGCTCATGATAACATGGAAATAACTATTTAATCGTGTGATTTATATGAGAAATGAAAAAGAAATAAAGAACCAGATTTTTAAAAAAGTTAAGGAATTATACAACCTTAAAAAAGATAAATATGAGTTTATTCCGGGTGAATCACCTGTTAACTATGCGGGGAGAGTATTTGATGAGAATGAAGTTATAAGACTCGTTGATTCCTCCCTTGATTTCTGGCTTACTGCTGGAAAATATGCAAATCAGTTTGAAGAGGAACTTGCAAAGTTTATAGGGGCAAAATACTGTTTAATTACAAATTCCGGTTCTTCAGCTAATTTACTGGCTATTTCAGCATTAACTTCCCCTAAATTAGGTGAAAAAAGACTTAAAACCGGTGATGAAGTTATCACCACTGCATGTGGATTTCCAACCACCCTAAACCCTATTATTCAAAACAATCTTAAACCTGTTTTTATCGATGTTGAAAAGGGAAGCTATAATATACGGGCAGATAAAATTGAGGATGCATTATCCCAAAAAACCAGGGCGATTTTTGTTCCGCATACCCTTGGAAACCCTGCAGATATTGATAGAATTATGGAAATTGCAGAAGAAAATAATCTCTGGTTTGTTGAAGATAACTGCGATGCCCTTGGTTCAAGGTATAACGGTAAATACACTGGTTCTTATGGTCATATTTCTACTTTCAGTTTCTATCCTGCCCACCATATAACCATGGGGGAAGGAGGTGCTTTAGTAACAAATGATCATCTTTTAAAAGATATTATTGCTTCTTTTAGAGATTGGGGTAGGGACTGCTGGTGCGAACCTGGATGTGATAACAGTTGCGGTAGAAGATTCAACTGGCAGTTAGGCCATTTGCCCCCTGGATACGATCATAAATACGTTTATTCCCATATAGGTTATAACCTTAAAGTTACCGATATGCAGGCAGCTGTTGGCGTTGAACAGCTGAAAAAATTACCTGAATTCATTGAAGCAAGGAAAAAGAATTTCATTATTCTTTATAATTCTCTAAAACCCTACCACAAATATTTTATACTTCCAGAATGGAATCATAAATCTGAACCAAGCTGGTTCGGATTCCCCATATTAGTTAGGGATAAGGCTCCTTTTACAAGGGACGAAATGGTAAATTATCTTGAAAAAAACAAAATAGCTACAAGAATGCTTTTCGGTGGCAACCTTATAAGACAGCCCGCTTATTTAGATATTGAATACAGGTCTCCAGAATACCTTAAAAACACTGATTTAGTGATGAATAATCTTTTCTGGATTGGTGTCTATCCTGGAATAGATGATAAAAAAATGAATTATGTCAGGGAAGTTATTGGAACATTTCTGAATTCATATAATGACATTAAGACATCGCAAAAGGGTAAAATAATCTCTAAATAGTGTGAATATCATGATTTATGAAAATAAGAGTTTAATGGAAGTTCAAGGAGTTAAAGGAAATCCGATAAGTGGTGTGAAAATTAAGAAGCTAAAAAAAATCCCTGATGAACGTGGGAGCATCTACCATATGTTACGATCTGATGAAGAGATTTTCAGTGATTTTGGTGAAATCTACTTCTCCAAGATTTATCCTGACACTGTGAAAGGCTGGCATATTCACAAAGAGATGATATTGAACTATGCTGTTATACTGGGAATGATAAAACTGGTATTATATGATGATCGGGAAGATTCAGACACAAAGGGCAATTTAATGGAGATTTTCATGGGTGATGATAACTACATCCTTGTAAAGGTACCTAGACTAGTTTGGAATGGTTTTAAAGGCATAGGGAATGGAACTGCAATTGTAGCAAATTGTGCTTCCATCCCACACCATCCCGATGAAATATCAAGAAAAGATCCCTTTACAAAGGATATAGATTATGACTGGGAAATAAAATTTGAGTAATCATTTTAATAGGTAATTTCAAGTTCCAGAGATGATAAAAAAATGAATATTAAAGGCGTTGTTAAAGGTATTCTATTAAACAAGGATTATAAAACAATAATAAGCAATTTTGTTTCATTATCCGGTTTAACAGCTGCCAGTTATATTTTACCCCTGATTACTTTTCCATACTTAACAAGAGTGCTCGGACCTGAAAAATTCGGTTTAATAGCATTTGCAACTGCATTTATCACTTACTTTGTTTTTTTAACTGATTATGGATTCTATTTTTCAGCCACAAAAGAAGTATCAATCCATCAGAAGAATCGAGAAAAAATTTCGGAGATATTTACTTCAGTTATGATTACGAAGGGTCTGCTGTTTATTTTAAGCCTTGCATTATTTACAGGGATTATTTTTGGTTTCAGCCAGTTTAGAGATGAATGGCTGGTTTATTATCTTACTTTTGGAACGGTTATAGGCAATATACTTTTCCCGATATGGTTTTTCCAGGGTATGGAAAGGATGAAATATATTACAATGCTATTCCTGCTTTCTAAAATCATATTCACCGTTGCTATATTTATTTTTATCAGGAATCCTTCAGATTATATCTATGTTCCTCTGATAAATTCACTGGGCATTATTATTGCTGGAGGTATAG
The Methanobacterium sp. genome window above contains:
- the rfbF gene encoding glucose-1-phosphate cytidylyltransferase, with translation MKVVILCGGLGTRLREETEFRPKPMVKIGEKPILWHIMKIYAHNGFKDFIICLGYKGEMIKEYFLNYKIMNNDFTMQLGNREDIQFLNNDTEYDWKISLINTGALTQTGARVKKIEEYIDGDYFMLTYGDGVANVNIKELVKFHKSHGKIGTMTGVHPSSRFGEFALAGNQVLEFNEKPQTKDGLINGGYFVFKKEFFEYLDEEETCVLEKSPLVDLAADGELMLYPHNGFWQCVDTYRELEILNEMWNKGDTPWKVWDQPSMEVKDWKITSGKKETSL
- a CDS encoding GDP-mannose 4,6-dehydratase, whose protein sequence is MENNFWKERNVLVTGCTGLLGSWLTKFLVEGGANVVGLIRDLVPRSNLNGTGFKDKINTVRGEIEDYFLLERVLNEYEIDTVFHLAAQTIVTIANRNPISTFQTNIKGTWNILEACRRSPLVDRIVCASSDKAYGEQEVLPYNEKTPLEGRHPYDVSKSCSDLLCSAYYETYDLPVCVTRCGNFYGGGDLNFNRIVPGTIKSILHDERPVIRSDGSMVRDYFYIEDGAAAYMLLAEKMENPEIHGQAFNFSNENPCSVLEIVNKILKVTKSDLEPVILNEASNEIKNQYLSSKKAAKMLEWEPMYTFEEGLLKTVEWYREFFHRNQIEAEIPVTELIKDKLF
- a CDS encoding ribonuclease Z; this translates as MKLTFLGTNGWYDTSTGNTPCILVETENSYIILDAGNGFYKLDNYINGSGEKPIYLFLSHFHLDHIAGLHILNKFSFKQSIRIYGQSGTKDILNNIINYPYTVPFDELPFNVEINELKEGRTNDPFTIQCGFLNHSSRCLGYRFEVDNKVIAYCTDTGIHENIVKLGKDADLLITECSFKIGQFNPDWPHLNPEEALLMARKSGAKKLALTHFDANIYRSKAERDEITSQIDTESPEIIVAHDNMEITI
- the rfbH gene encoding lipopolysaccharide biosynthesis protein RfbH translates to MRNEKEIKNQIFKKVKELYNLKKDKYEFIPGESPVNYAGRVFDENEVIRLVDSSLDFWLTAGKYANQFEEELAKFIGAKYCLITNSGSSANLLAISALTSPKLGEKRLKTGDEVITTACGFPTTLNPIIQNNLKPVFIDVEKGSYNIRADKIEDALSQKTRAIFVPHTLGNPADIDRIMEIAEENNLWFVEDNCDALGSRYNGKYTGSYGHISTFSFYPAHHITMGEGGALVTNDHLLKDIIASFRDWGRDCWCEPGCDNSCGRRFNWQLGHLPPGYDHKYVYSHIGYNLKVTDMQAAVGVEQLKKLPEFIEARKKNFIILYNSLKPYHKYFILPEWNHKSEPSWFGFPILVRDKAPFTRDEMVNYLEKNKIATRMLFGGNLIRQPAYLDIEYRSPEYLKNTDLVMNNLFWIGVYPGIDDKKMNYVREVIGTFLNSYNDIKTSQKGKIISK
- a CDS encoding dTDP-4-dehydrorhamnose 3,5-epimerase family protein; this encodes MEVQGVKGNPISGVKIKKLKKIPDERGSIYHMLRSDEEIFSDFGEIYFSKIYPDTVKGWHIHKEMILNYAVILGMIKLVLYDDREDSDTKGNLMEIFMGDDNYILVKVPRLVWNGFKGIGNGTAIVANCASIPHHPDEISRKDPFTKDIDYDWEIKFE